A window from Pseudomonas kribbensis encodes these proteins:
- a CDS encoding phosphoglycolate phosphatase, with amino-acid sequence MSGFEQLFPGQLPRLVMFDLDGTLIDSVPDLAAAVDNMLLSLGRKPAGIESVREWVGNGAPVLVRRALAGGIDHSAVDDVEAEHALEVFMEAYGASHELTVVYPGVRDTLKWLHKQGVAMALITNKPERFVAPLLDQMKIGRYFKWIIGGDTLPQKKPDPAALFFVMKMSGIPASQSLFVGDSRSDVLAAKAAGVKCVALSYGYNHGRPIAEESPALVIDDLRKLIPGCLDTAAEITLPDASHSLSGNAIVVVTRKLWMKVIKALARWRWRA; translated from the coding sequence ATGAGCGGATTTGAGCAGCTGTTCCCGGGGCAACTGCCGCGGTTGGTGATGTTCGATCTGGATGGCACGCTGATCGACTCGGTACCCGACCTGGCGGCGGCGGTGGATAACATGCTGCTCTCCCTCGGGCGCAAGCCTGCCGGTATCGAGTCGGTGCGCGAGTGGGTCGGCAACGGTGCGCCGGTGCTGGTGCGCCGCGCTTTGGCCGGTGGCATCGACCATTCCGCCGTGGATGACGTCGAAGCCGAGCATGCGCTGGAGGTGTTCATGGAAGCCTATGGCGCCAGCCATGAGCTGACCGTGGTCTATCCCGGCGTGCGCGACACCCTGAAATGGCTGCACAAGCAGGGCGTGGCCATGGCGCTGATCACCAACAAGCCGGAGCGCTTCGTCGCGCCGCTGCTGGATCAGATGAAGATCGGTCGCTACTTCAAGTGGATCATCGGCGGCGATACCCTGCCGCAGAAGAAGCCCGATCCGGCGGCGCTGTTCTTCGTCATGAAGATGTCCGGCATCCCGGCTTCGCAATCGCTGTTCGTCGGCGACTCGCGCAGCGACGTGCTGGCGGCGAAAGCGGCAGGGGTCAAATGTGTCGCGCTGAGTTATGGCTACAACCATGGCCGGCCGATTGCCGAGGAATCCCCGGCGCTGGTGATCGACGATCTGCGCAAGTTAATTCCCGGTTGCCTGGATACGGCCGCTGAGATAACGTTGCCCGACGCTTCTCACTCCCTTTCTGGAAACGCCATCGTGGTGGTCACCCGCAAACTCTGGATGAAAGTCATCAAGGCCCTGGCCCGCTGGCGTTGGCGCGCCTGA
- the trpC gene encoding indole-3-glycerol phosphate synthase TrpC, with product MSVPTVLENILARKVQEVAERSARVSLSKLESLAKTADAPRGFAQALLAQAKKKQPAVIAEIKKASPSKGVIRENFVPADIAKSYEKGGATCLSVLTDIDYFQGADAYLQQARAACSLPVIRKDFMIDPYQIVEARALGADCVLLIVSALDDVKMAELASVAKGVGLDVLVEVHDGDELERALKTLDTPLVGVNNRNLHTFDVSLETTLDLLPRIPRDRLVITESGILNRADVELMEISDVYAFLVGEAFMRAESPGIELQRLFFPERGVPVSGSTLD from the coding sequence ATGAGTGTACCGACGGTTCTGGAAAACATTCTGGCCCGCAAGGTTCAGGAGGTCGCCGAGCGTAGCGCCCGCGTGAGCCTGAGCAAGCTGGAAAGTCTGGCCAAGACGGCCGATGCACCCCGCGGTTTTGCCCAGGCATTGCTGGCACAGGCCAAGAAGAAACAACCGGCCGTGATCGCTGAAATCAAGAAGGCTTCGCCGAGCAAAGGCGTGATCCGCGAGAACTTCGTTCCCGCCGACATCGCCAAAAGCTACGAGAAGGGCGGGGCGACCTGCCTGTCGGTGCTGACCGACATCGACTACTTCCAGGGCGCCGATGCCTACCTGCAACAGGCCCGCGCCGCGTGCTCGCTGCCGGTGATCCGCAAGGACTTCATGATCGATCCGTACCAGATCGTCGAAGCCCGTGCGTTGGGCGCCGACTGCGTGCTGCTGATCGTCTCCGCGCTGGATGACGTGAAAATGGCCGAGCTGGCTTCGGTGGCCAAAGGCGTCGGCCTCGATGTGCTGGTAGAAGTTCACGACGGTGATGAGCTTGAACGCGCATTGAAGACTCTGGACACGCCGCTGGTCGGGGTCAACAACCGCAACCTGCATACCTTCGACGTGAGCCTGGAAACCACCCTCGACCTGCTGCCGCGCATTCCGCGCGATCGACTGGTGATCACCGAGAGCGGGATCCTCAACCGTGCCGATGTCGAACTGATGGAAATCAGCGACGTTTACGCGTTCCTGGTCGGCGAAGCGTTCATGCGCGCCGAAAGCCCGGGCATCGAGCTGCAACGTCTGTTCTTCCCTGAGCGCGGCGTTCCGGTGAGCGGTTCGACCCTCGACTGA
- a CDS encoding ABC transporter permease, whose protein sequence is MAIAVPLNEGNSPTLKQRLKHAERVNRWKAQALIAPLVLFLLLVFLVPIVALLYKSVGNPEVVGGMPRTVAAIASWDGRGLPAEPVYKAAGEDLAEARKNQTLGDLSKRLNMELAGYRSLLTKTARSLPFASEPASYKEALEGLDERWGDPAYWQAVKRNTSSITPFYLLAAVDHRIDDLGELAPATPDQAIYLDIFARTFWMGLIITVICLVLAYPLAYLLANLPSRQSNLLMILVLLPFWTSILVRVAAWIVLLQSGGLINSALMAMGIIDKPLELVFNRTGVYISMVHILLPFMILPIYSVMKGISPTYMRAAISLGCHPFASFWRVYFPQTYAGVGAGCLLVFILAIGYYITPALLGSPNDQMVSYFVAFYTNTSINWGMATALGGLLLLATVVLYLIYSWLVGASRLRLS, encoded by the coding sequence ATGGCTATCGCCGTTCCCCTGAACGAGGGCAACAGCCCCACCTTGAAGCAGCGGCTCAAGCACGCCGAGCGGGTCAACCGCTGGAAGGCCCAGGCGCTGATCGCGCCACTGGTGCTGTTTCTGTTGCTGGTGTTCCTGGTGCCGATCGTGGCGCTGCTCTACAAAAGCGTCGGCAACCCGGAAGTGGTGGGCGGCATGCCTCGCACCGTGGCGGCCATCGCCAGCTGGGACGGTCGCGGACTGCCCGCTGAACCGGTCTACAAAGCCGCCGGCGAAGACCTCGCCGAAGCGCGCAAAAACCAGACCTTGGGCGATCTGTCAAAGCGCCTGAACATGGAGTTGGCCGGCTATCGCAGCCTGCTGACCAAAACCGCCCGTTCGCTGCCCTTTGCCAGCGAACCGGCCTCTTATAAAGAAGCGCTGGAAGGCCTCGACGAACGCTGGGGCGATCCGGCCTATTGGCAAGCGGTGAAGCGCAACACCAGCAGCATCACGCCGTTCTACCTGCTGGCGGCGGTGGATCATCGCATCGACGACCTCGGCGAACTTGCCCCGGCTACCCCGGATCAGGCGATCTACCTCGACATCTTCGCCCGGACCTTCTGGATGGGCCTGATCATCACCGTGATCTGCCTGGTGCTGGCCTATCCGCTGGCGTATCTGCTGGCCAACCTGCCGTCGCGTCAAAGCAACCTGCTGATGATTCTGGTGCTGCTGCCGTTCTGGACCTCGATCCTGGTGCGGGTCGCGGCGTGGATCGTGTTGCTGCAATCCGGCGGGTTGATCAATAGCGCGCTGATGGCGATGGGCATCATCGATAAGCCGCTGGAGCTGGTGTTCAACCGCACCGGGGTCTACATCTCGATGGTGCACATCCTGCTGCCGTTCATGATCCTGCCGATCTACAGCGTGATGAAAGGCATCTCGCCGACCTACATGCGCGCCGCGATTTCCCTGGGTTGCCATCCGTTCGCCAGTTTCTGGCGGGTGTACTTCCCGCAGACCTATGCCGGTGTCGGCGCCGGTTGCCTGTTGGTGTTCATCCTCGCCATCGGCTACTACATCACCCCGGCGCTGCTGGGCAGCCCGAACGATCAGATGGTCAGCTACTTCGTCGCGTTCTACACCAACACCAGCATCAACTGGGGCATGGCCACTGCGCTGGGCGGTTTGTTGCTGCTGGCGACCGTGGTGCTTTATCTGATCTACAGCTGGCTGGTGGGCGCCAGTCGCCTGCGCCTGAGCTAA
- a CDS encoding iron-containing alcohol dehydrogenase, with translation MSLSSFKIAHKLITGAGAIEQLAAELTRLDIDNPLIVTDAALVKSGTVGLALAQIGEREYEIFDRVLPDPEVAIVEDCMRVYREGGHDGLIGLGGGSAIDIAKSVAAYAGYHGALEDLFGVDQVPRKGPPLIAIPTTAGTGSEVTNVAILSDKVAQLKKGIVSDYLLPDVALVSPQMTLTCPRSVTAASGVDALVHAIESYLSLNASPITDSLAIGAIKLIARSLPKAYANPSNLQAREDMATASLMAGMAFGNAGVGAVHALAYPLGGRFNIAHGVSNALLLPYVMTWNKMACVERMQDIAEAMGVKTAHLSLNEAADSAVAAMTELCAAVEIPPGLRSFGVPEDAIPAMAVEAAGIERLMRNNPRKLSAGDIEKIYRAAY, from the coding sequence ATGAGTCTTTCCTCGTTCAAGATCGCTCACAAACTGATCACCGGCGCCGGGGCCATCGAGCAACTGGCGGCCGAACTCACGCGGCTGGACATCGACAACCCGCTGATCGTCACCGATGCCGCGCTGGTCAAGTCCGGCACGGTGGGGCTGGCGCTGGCGCAGATCGGCGAGCGCGAGTACGAAATCTTCGACCGGGTGCTGCCGGATCCGGAAGTCGCCATCGTCGAGGACTGCATGCGCGTCTATCGCGAGGGCGGGCATGACGGGCTGATCGGCCTCGGTGGCGGCAGTGCCATCGACATCGCCAAGAGTGTCGCGGCGTACGCCGGTTATCACGGCGCGCTGGAAGATCTGTTCGGCGTCGATCAGGTGCCGCGCAAAGGCCCGCCGCTGATCGCCATCCCGACCACGGCCGGCACCGGTTCCGAGGTGACCAACGTCGCAATCCTTTCGGACAAGGTCGCCCAACTGAAGAAAGGCATCGTCAGCGATTACCTGTTGCCGGACGTGGCGCTGGTCAGTCCGCAAATGACTTTGACCTGTCCGCGTAGTGTCACCGCCGCCAGTGGTGTCGATGCGCTGGTGCATGCCATCGAGTCCTACCTGTCGTTGAATGCCTCGCCGATCACCGATTCGCTGGCCATCGGCGCAATCAAATTGATCGCCCGGTCATTGCCCAAGGCCTACGCCAATCCGTCCAACCTGCAGGCCCGGGAAGACATGGCCACCGCCAGCCTGATGGCCGGCATGGCGTTCGGAAATGCCGGGGTCGGCGCGGTGCATGCGCTGGCGTATCCGCTGGGCGGGCGCTTCAACATCGCTCACGGCGTCAGCAATGCGCTGTTGCTGCCGTATGTCATGACCTGGAACAAGATGGCCTGCGTCGAACGGATGCAGGATATTGCCGAAGCCATGGGGGTGAAGACCGCTCATCTGAGTCTCAATGAAGCGGCGGACAGCGCCGTCGCGGCAATGACCGAACTGTGCGCTGCGGTAGAAATCCCGCCGGGGCTGCGCAGTTTCGGCGTGCCCGAAGACGCGATCCCGGCCATGGCCGTGGAGGCGGCCGGCATCGAACGTCTGATGCGCAACAACCCGCGCAAGCTCAGCGCTGGCGACATCGAGAAGATCTACCGGGCGGCCTACTGA
- a CDS encoding aminodeoxychorismate/anthranilate synthase component II: protein MLLMIDNYDSFTYNVVQYLGELGAEVKVVRNDELTIAEIEALNPERIVVSPGPCTPTEAGISIDAIKHFAGKLPILGVCLGHQSIGQAFGGDVVRARQVMHGKTSPVFHEDKGVFAGLNHPLTVTRYHSLIVKHDTLPDCLELTAWTQHDDGSVDEIMGLRHKTLNIEGVQFHPESILTEQGHELFANFLKQTGGTR from the coding sequence ATGTTGCTGATGATCGACAACTACGACTCCTTTACTTACAACGTTGTGCAATACCTCGGCGAGCTGGGTGCCGAGGTCAAGGTCGTGCGCAACGACGAACTGACCATCGCCGAAATCGAAGCGCTCAACCCGGAGCGCATCGTGGTGTCCCCCGGTCCATGCACGCCGACCGAAGCCGGCATCTCCATCGACGCCATCAAGCACTTCGCCGGCAAGCTGCCGATCCTCGGCGTCTGCCTCGGCCACCAGTCCATCGGCCAGGCCTTTGGCGGTGATGTGGTACGTGCCCGGCAAGTGATGCACGGTAAGACTAGCCCGGTATTCCACGAGGACAAGGGTGTTTTTGCCGGTCTGAATCATCCGTTGACGGTTACTCGCTATCACTCGCTGATCGTCAAGCACGATACTTTGCCCGACTGCCTGGAGCTGACCGCGTGGACGCAACATGACGACGGCTCGGTCGACGAAATCATGGGCCTGCGTCACAAGACCCTGAACATCGAGGGCGTACAGTTCCACCCGGAATCGATCCTCACCGAGCAGGGCCATGAACTGTTCGCCAACTTCCTCAAACAAACCGGCGGCACGCGCTAA
- the trpE gene encoding anthranilate synthase component I, with protein MIREEFLRLAADGYNRIPLACETLADFDTPLSIYLKLADQPNSYLLESVQGGEKWGRYSIIGLPCRTVLRVHDHHVSITVDGVETESHDVEDPLAFVETFKARYNVPTIAGLPRFNGGLVGYFGYDCVRYVEKRLGKCPNPDPLGVPDILLMVSDAVVVFDNLAGKMHAIVLADPAQADAYEQGQAQLQALLEKLRQPITPRRGLDFSKQQAAEPVFRSSFTQDDYEKAVDTIKEYILAGDCMQVVPSQRMSIDFKAAPIDLYRALRCFNPTPYMYFFNFGDFHVVGSSPEVLVRVEDNLITVRPIAGTRPRGATEEADVALEEDLLSDDKEIAEHLMLIDLGRNDTGRVSEIGSVKLTEKMVIERYSNVMHIVSNVTGQLKSGLTAMDALRAILPAGTLSGAPKIRAMEIIDELEPVKRGVYGGAVGYFAWNGNMDTAIAIRTAVIKNGELHVQAGGGIVADSVPALEWEETINKRRAMFRAVALAEQTPD; from the coding sequence ATGATCCGCGAAGAATTCCTGCGTCTGGCCGCTGACGGCTACAACCGCATCCCGCTGGCCTGCGAAACCCTGGCCGACTTCGACACCCCGCTGTCGATCTACCTGAAACTGGCCGACCAGCCCAACTCCTACCTGCTCGAATCGGTGCAGGGCGGCGAGAAATGGGGCCGTTACTCGATCATCGGCCTGCCGTGCCGCACTGTGCTGCGGGTTCATGACCATCATGTCAGCATCACCGTCGATGGCGTCGAGACCGAAAGCCACGACGTCGAAGACCCGCTGGCCTTCGTCGAAACCTTCAAGGCTCGCTACAACGTGCCGACCATCGCCGGTCTGCCGCGCTTCAACGGCGGCCTGGTGGGTTACTTCGGCTACGACTGCGTGCGTTATGTAGAAAAGCGTCTCGGCAAATGCCCGAACCCGGACCCGCTGGGCGTGCCGGACATTCTGTTGATGGTCTCCGATGCGGTGGTGGTCTTCGACAACCTCGCCGGCAAGATGCACGCGATCGTGCTGGCCGACCCGGCGCAGGCCGATGCCTACGAGCAGGGCCAGGCGCAGTTGCAGGCGCTGCTGGAAAAACTGCGTCAGCCGATCACCCCGCGCCGTGGCCTGGATTTCAGCAAGCAGCAGGCGGCCGAGCCGGTGTTCCGCTCCAGTTTCACCCAGGATGACTACGAAAAAGCCGTCGACACCATCAAGGAATACATCCTCGCCGGTGACTGCATGCAGGTCGTGCCGTCCCAGCGCATGTCGATCGACTTCAAGGCTGCGCCGATCGATCTGTACCGCGCACTGCGTTGCTTCAACCCGACGCCGTACATGTACTTCTTCAACTTCGGCGATTTCCACGTCGTCGGCAGTTCGCCGGAAGTGCTGGTGCGGGTCGAAGACAACCTGATCACCGTGCGCCCGATTGCCGGCACCCGTCCTCGCGGGGCTACCGAAGAGGCGGACGTGGCGCTGGAAGAAGACCTGCTGTCCGACGACAAGGAGATCGCCGAGCATCTGATGCTGATCGACCTCGGTCGCAACGACACCGGGCGTGTTTCGGAGATCGGCTCGGTGAAACTCACCGAGAAAATGGTCATCGAGCGTTATTCCAACGTGATGCACATCGTGTCCAACGTCACCGGCCAGTTGAAATCCGGCCTGACCGCCATGGACGCACTGCGGGCGATCCTGCCGGCGGGCACCCTGTCCGGGGCGCCGAAGATCCGTGCGATGGAAATCATCGACGAACTGGAACCGGTCAAGCGTGGTGTGTATGGCGGTGCGGTCGGTTACTTCGCCTGGAATGGCAACATGGACACCGCGATTGCGATCCGTACCGCTGTGATCAAGAACGGCGAGCTGCACGTGCAGGCCGGTGGCGGCATCGTTGCCGATTCGGTGCCGGCGCTGGAATGGGAAGAGACCATCAACAAGCGCCGGGCGATGTTCCGCGCTGTTGCGCTGGCGGAGCAAACCCCGGACTGA
- a CDS encoding ABC transporter permease: MLSPYMSPVERVWFYSLRILCGLILLFLILPVLVIVPLSFNSGSFLVYPLQGFSLHWYQDFFASAEWMRSLKNSIIVAPAATVLAMVFGTLAAIGLTRGDFPGKALVMALVISPMVVPVVIIGVASYLFFAPLGLGNSFFSLIVVHAVLGVPFVIITVSATLQGFNHNLVRAAASLGASPLVTFRRVTLPLIAPGVISGALFAFATSFDEVVVTLFLAGPEQATLPRQMFSGIRENLSPTIAAAATLLIAFSVILLLTLEWLRGRSEKLRTAQV; this comes from the coding sequence ATGCTGAGTCCTTATATGTCGCCCGTCGAGCGGGTGTGGTTCTACAGCTTGCGGATCCTCTGCGGCTTGATCCTGTTGTTCCTTATCCTGCCGGTGCTGGTGATCGTGCCGCTGTCGTTCAACTCGGGCAGTTTTCTGGTGTACCCGTTGCAGGGCTTTTCGCTGCACTGGTATCAGGACTTCTTTGCCTCGGCGGAATGGATGCGCTCGCTGAAGAACAGCATCATCGTCGCCCCGGCCGCGACCGTGCTGGCGATGGTCTTCGGCACGCTGGCGGCCATCGGCCTGACCCGTGGCGATTTTCCCGGCAAGGCGCTGGTGATGGCGCTGGTGATTTCGCCGATGGTGGTGCCGGTGGTGATCATCGGTGTGGCCAGCTACCTGTTCTTCGCGCCGCTGGGCCTGGGCAACAGTTTCTTCTCGCTGATCGTGGTGCACGCGGTGCTGGGTGTGCCGTTCGTGATCATCACGGTGTCGGCGACCTTGCAGGGCTTCAACCACAACCTGGTGCGGGCGGCGGCCAGCCTTGGGGCCTCGCCGCTGGTGACATTCCGCCGGGTGACCTTGCCGCTGATTGCGCCGGGGGTGATTTCCGGTGCGCTGTTTGCCTTTGCGACATCGTTCGATGAAGTGGTGGTGACGTTGTTCCTCGCCGGGCCCGAGCAGGCGACGTTGCCTCGGCAAATGTTCAGCGGGATTCGCGAGAACCTGAGCCCGACGATTGCGGCGGCTGCCACTTTGCTGATTGCCTTCTCGGTGATCCTGTTGCTGACGCTGGAGTGGTTGCGTGGGCGGAGTGAGAAGCTGCGTACGGCTCAAGTCTGA
- the estP gene encoding esterase EstP, protein MIKQTLFVPLAGCLLALACAQANAAPNPYSNFVVFGDSLSDAGTFSDPDGPAGSVKRFTNRTGPNYQDGSGEFYSLNATQLIGGRLGFTPNQTASADSAVRAGQGLPDGNNWAVGGYRTDQILDSITSTSTTDERTRAGYLPSNGFRADPNALYYLTGGGNDFLQGRVTSLPQANAAADRLVDSVRTLQGAGARYIMVWLLPDIGLTPAINGSPLQAFTSQLSAQFNTELVSQLQTVNANVIPLNIPVLLKEAFANPAQFGLATDQNLVATCFSGDGCTENARYGINSATPDPTKLIYNDAVHPTEAGQRLIADYAYSLLAAPWELTLLPEMAQGTLRAHQDELRNQWLADWENWQGVGQWRAIVSAGGQHQDFDDQHAGASADGNGYNLNIGGSYRLDDAWRVGVAAGFYHQKIEAGDNDSEYKLNSYMGTAFAQYQQNRWWGDLAVTAGHLDYDSLKRKFQLGVNERGEKGDTDGYVLAIGGRVGYDIAPEASSPWHLSPFVSADFGKVEVDGYSEKGADSTALTFDDQSRNSRRLGLGIQGKYQITAQTQVFGEFAHEREYNDDAQDLTMNLNSLPNNRYTLEGYTPQTNLNRLNLGVSHNLTKEVALRASYNIRKDDDFTQQGVNVGVSLDF, encoded by the coding sequence ATGATCAAACAGACGTTGTTTGTACCGCTCGCCGGATGCCTGCTCGCGTTGGCCTGCGCCCAGGCGAACGCCGCACCCAATCCTTATTCGAATTTCGTTGTCTTCGGTGACAGTCTCAGCGACGCGGGGACGTTTTCTGATCCGGATGGTCCCGCCGGCTCGGTCAAACGGTTTACCAACCGCACTGGCCCCAACTATCAAGACGGCAGCGGAGAGTTCTACTCGCTCAACGCCACCCAACTGATTGGTGGCCGCCTGGGCTTCACGCCGAATCAGACCGCCTCCGCGGATTCGGCGGTACGTGCCGGCCAGGGATTGCCGGATGGCAATAACTGGGCGGTCGGCGGCTATCGCACTGACCAGATTCTCGACTCGATCACCAGCACGTCCACCACCGACGAACGCACCCGCGCCGGTTATCTGCCGTCGAACGGTTTCCGCGCCGACCCGAATGCGCTGTATTACCTGACCGGAGGCGGCAACGACTTCCTTCAAGGCCGCGTCACCAGCCTGCCTCAGGCCAATGCCGCCGCCGACCGCCTGGTCGACAGCGTGCGCACCCTGCAAGGCGCGGGTGCCCGCTACATCATGGTCTGGCTGCTGCCGGACATCGGCCTGACCCCGGCCATCAACGGCTCGCCGCTGCAGGCCTTCACGTCGCAGCTCAGCGCCCAGTTCAACACCGAACTGGTGAGCCAGCTACAGACGGTCAATGCCAACGTCATTCCGCTGAACATTCCGGTACTGCTCAAGGAAGCGTTTGCCAACCCGGCTCAGTTCGGCCTGGCCACCGATCAGAATCTGGTCGCCACCTGCTTCAGCGGCGACGGCTGCACTGAAAACGCCCGTTACGGGATCAACAGCGCGACACCAGATCCGACCAAGCTGATCTACAACGACGCCGTGCACCCGACCGAAGCCGGGCAACGTTTGATCGCCGACTACGCCTACTCGTTGCTGGCTGCGCCGTGGGAACTGACCCTGCTGCCGGAAATGGCCCAGGGTACCCTGCGTGCGCATCAGGACGAACTGCGTAACCAATGGCTGGCCGACTGGGAAAACTGGCAAGGCGTCGGTCAATGGCGAGCGATTGTCTCCGCTGGCGGCCAGCATCAGGACTTCGATGACCAGCACGCCGGGGCAAGCGCCGACGGCAACGGTTACAACCTGAACATCGGTGGCAGCTACCGTCTCGACGACGCCTGGCGTGTCGGTGTGGCGGCGGGTTTCTATCATCAGAAAATCGAAGCCGGCGATAACGACTCCGAGTACAAACTCAACTCCTACATGGGCACCGCATTCGCCCAGTACCAGCAGAACCGCTGGTGGGGTGACCTGGCCGTTACCGCCGGACATCTGGATTACGACAGCCTGAAGCGCAAGTTCCAGCTCGGGGTCAACGAGCGTGGCGAGAAAGGTGATACCGACGGCTATGTACTGGCTATCGGCGGCCGCGTCGGCTACGACATCGCGCCAGAGGCGAGCAGCCCATGGCATCTGTCGCCTTTCGTCAGCGCCGACTTCGGCAAGGTCGAAGTGGATGGTTACTCGGAAAAAGGTGCGGACTCCACGGCGCTGACCTTCGATGACCAGTCGCGCAACTCCCGCCGTCTCGGCCTCGGCATCCAGGGCAAATACCAGATCACCGCACAGACCCAGGTCTTCGGCGAATTCGCCCATGAGCGCGAGTACAACGACGACGCCCAGGATCTGACGATGAACCTCAACAGCCTGCCGAACAACCGCTACACCCTGGAAGGCTACACACCGCAGACCAACCTGAACCGCCTGAACCTGGGCGTGAGCCACAACCTCACCAAGGAAGTGGCCCTTCGCGCCAGCTACAACATTCGCAAGGATGACGACTTTACCCAGCAAGGGGTCAATGTTGGCGTAAGTCTCGACTTCTGA
- the trpD gene encoding anthranilate phosphoribosyltransferase, whose product MNIKTALSRIVDHLDLSTEEMRDVMREIMTGQCTDAQIGAFMMAMRMKSESIDEIVGAVSVMRELADQVELKTLDGVVDVVGTGGDGANIFNVSTASAFVVAAAGCTVAKHGNRAVSGKSGSADLLEAAGIYLNLTPVQVARCIDNVGIGFMFAQTHHKAMKYAAGPRRDLGLRTLFNMLGPLTNPAGVKHQVVGAFTQALCRPLAEVLQRLGSKHVLVVHSKDGLDEFSLAAPTYVAELKNNEITEYWVEPEDLGMKSQSLHGLSVEGPEASLALIRDALGKRKTENGQKAAEMIVLNAGAALYAADLATSLKEGVALAHDALHTGLAREKLEELGAFTAVFKVENEG is encoded by the coding sequence ATGAATATCAAGACAGCCCTGAGCCGTATCGTCGATCACCTCGACCTCAGCACCGAAGAAATGCGCGACGTGATGCGCGAAATCATGACCGGCCAATGCACCGACGCGCAGATCGGCGCGTTCATGATGGCCATGCGCATGAAGAGCGAGAGCATCGACGAAATCGTCGGTGCGGTGTCGGTGATGCGCGAGCTGGCCGATCAGGTCGAACTCAAAACCCTCGACGGCGTGGTCGATGTAGTCGGCACCGGTGGTGACGGCGCGAACATCTTCAACGTTTCCACGGCTTCGGCCTTTGTCGTTGCTGCTGCCGGCTGCACCGTGGCCAAGCATGGCAACCGCGCGGTGTCGGGCAAGAGCGGCAGCGCCGACCTGCTCGAAGCCGCCGGCATCTACCTCAACCTGACCCCGGTTCAGGTGGCGCGTTGCATCGACAACGTCGGCATCGGTTTCATGTTTGCCCAGACTCATCACAAAGCCATGAAGTACGCCGCGGGCCCGCGCCGCGATCTGGGCCTGCGTACCCTGTTCAACATGCTCGGCCCGCTTACGAATCCGGCCGGTGTCAAACATCAGGTAGTCGGCGCGTTCACCCAGGCCTTGTGCCGGCCGTTGGCCGAAGTCTTGCAGCGTCTGGGCAGCAAACATGTGCTGGTGGTGCATTCGAAGGATGGCCTGGACGAGTTCAGTCTCGCCGCACCAACCTATGTGGCCGAGCTGAAGAACAACGAGATCACCGAGTATTGGGTCGAGCCGGAAGATCTGGGCATGAAGAGCCAGAGCCTGCACGGTCTGTCGGTCGAGGGCCCGGAGGCTTCGCTGGCGCTGATTCGCGATGCACTGGGCAAGCGCAAGACCGAAAACGGCCAGAAGGCTGCGGAAATGATCGTGCTCAATGCCGGTGCGGCGCTGTACGCAGCTGACCTGGCAACCAGTCTTAAAGAAGGCGTGGCACTGGCCCACGACGCTCTGCACACCGGTCTCGCTCGGGAGAAGCTCGAGGAGTTGGGTGCCTTTACCGCGGTATTCAAAGTGGAGAATGAGGGATGA
- the rpe gene encoding ribulose-phosphate 3-epimerase, translating into MQPFVIAPSILSADFARLGEEVDNVLAAGADFVHFDVMDNHYVPNLTIGPMVCAALRKYGITAPIDAHLMVSPVDRIVGDFIEAGATYITFHPEATLHVDRSLQLIREGGCKSGLVFNPATPLDVLKYVIDKVDMVLLMSVNPGFGGQKFIPGTLDKLREARAIIDASGRDIRLEIDGGVNVNNIREIAAAGADTFVAGSAIFNAPNYQEVIDKMRSELALARP; encoded by the coding sequence ATGCAGCCCTTCGTTATTGCTCCGTCGATTCTCTCCGCCGACTTCGCCCGCCTGGGCGAGGAAGTGGACAACGTTCTGGCCGCCGGTGCCGACTTCGTTCACTTCGATGTCATGGACAACCACTACGTACCGAACCTGACCATCGGCCCGATGGTCTGCGCCGCGCTGCGCAAGTACGGCATCACCGCGCCGATCGACGCGCACCTGATGGTCAGCCCGGTGGACCGCATCGTCGGCGACTTCATCGAGGCCGGCGCCACCTACATCACCTTCCACCCGGAAGCCACGCTGCACGTCGATCGTTCGCTGCAACTGATCCGTGAAGGCGGTTGCAAATCCGGCCTGGTGTTCAACCCGGCGACCCCGCTGGACGTGCTCAAGTACGTGATCGACAAGGTCGACATGGTCTTGCTGATGAGCGTCAACCCGGGCTTCGGCGGGCAGAAGTTCATCCCCGGCACCCTCGACAAGCTGCGCGAAGCGCGCGCGATCATTGATGCCTCGGGCCGTGATATCCGCCTGGAAATCGACGGCGGCGTCAACGTCAACAACATCCGTGAAATCGCTGCCGCCGGCGCCGACACCTTCGTGGCCGGCTCGGCGATCTTCAATGCGCCGAACTATCAGGAAGTCATCGACAAGATGCGTTCCGAACTGGCGCTGGCCCGCCCATGA